Proteins found in one Arthrobacter sp. U41 genomic segment:
- the rpsH gene encoding 30S ribosomal protein S8: MTMTDPVADMLTRLRNANSAYHDSVSMPYSKLKARVADILKAEGYIASWKEEDAEVGKKLTLELKFGPNRERSIAGVRRISKPGLRVYAKSTNLPHVLGGLGVAILSTSSGLLTDKQAGKKGVGGEVLAYVW, translated from the coding sequence ATGACAATGACAGATCCCGTCGCAGACATGCTTACGCGTCTGCGCAACGCAAACTCGGCATACCACGATTCCGTGTCTATGCCGTACAGCAAGCTCAAGGCACGCGTTGCCGACATCCTGAAGGCCGAAGGTTACATCGCCTCCTGGAAAGAAGAAGACGCTGAGGTTGGCAAGAAGCTGACCCTCGAGCTCAAGTTCGGTCCGAACCGCGAGCGTTCAATCGCTGGCGTTCGTCGTATTTCCAAGCCGGGACTGCGCGTTTACGCAAAGTCCACCAACCTGCCGCACGTGCTCGGTGGCCTGGGTGTCGCAATCCTGTCCACCTCTTCCGGCCTCTTGACTGACAAGCAGGCCGGCAAGAAGGGCGTGGGCGGCGAAGTCCTCGCTTACGTCTGGTAA
- the rplE gene encoding 50S ribosomal protein L5, with product MTETLETPASKIVPRLKTKYADSIKSTLVAEFKYENVNQVPRLVKVVVNMGVGDAAKDSKLIDGAVRDLTLITGQKPQVTKARKSIAQFKLREGMPIGAHATLRGDRMWEFLDRLVTLALPRIRDFRGLSGKQFDGNGNYTFGLTEQVMFHEIDQDSIDRIRGMDVTVVTTAKTDDEGRALLKALGFPFKTED from the coding sequence ATGACTGAGACTCTCGAGACTCCGGCAAGCAAGATCGTTCCTCGTCTGAAGACCAAGTACGCGGATTCCATCAAGAGCACGCTCGTTGCGGAATTCAAGTACGAGAACGTCAACCAGGTTCCCCGTCTGGTCAAGGTCGTTGTGAACATGGGTGTTGGAGATGCCGCTAAGGACTCCAAGCTGATCGACGGCGCTGTCCGCGATCTGACCCTGATCACCGGCCAGAAGCCGCAGGTAACCAAAGCCCGCAAGTCGATCGCACAGTTCAAGCTGCGCGAAGGCATGCCGATCGGTGCACACGCAACTCTGCGTGGGGACCGCATGTGGGAATTCCTGGACCGTCTGGTCACGCTGGCGCTGCCGCGTATCCGCGACTTCCGGGGCCTCAGCGGCAAGCAGTTCGACGGCAACGGCAACTACACCTTCGGTCTGACCGAGCAGGTTATGTTCCACGAGATCGACCAGGACTCCATCGACCGCATTCGCGGTATGGACGTCACCGTCGTGACCACTGCCAAGACCGACGACGAAGGCCGCGCGCTGCTCAAGGCGCTTGGCTTCCCGTTCAAGACCGAAGATTAA
- the rplX gene encoding 50S ribosomal protein L24 codes for MAKIKKGDLVQVITGAKAERGGDKGKQGKVLRVFPETNRLLVEGINRVTKHTKVGQSQRGTKTGGIEVVEATIHISNVALVDPSTKKPTRVGFRTETVERDGVKREVRVRVAKSSGKDI; via the coding sequence ATGGCTAAGATCAAAAAGGGTGACCTGGTTCAGGTCATCACTGGCGCCAAGGCTGAGCGCGGCGGCGACAAGGGTAAGCAGGGCAAGGTTCTGCGCGTATTCCCCGAGACCAACCGCTTGTTGGTCGAAGGCATTAACCGCGTAACCAAGCACACCAAGGTCGGTCAGTCGCAGCGCGGCACCAAGACCGGTGGCATCGAAGTCGTCGAGGCTACGATCCACATCTCCAACGTGGCTCTGGTTGACCCGTCCACCAAGAAGCCCACCCGCGTCGGTTTCCGCACCGAGACCGTTGAGCGCGATGGCGTGAAGCGTGAAGTGCGTGTCCGCGTGGCCAAGAGCTCAGGGAAGGACATCTAA
- the rplN gene encoding 50S ribosomal protein L14, whose protein sequence is MIQQESRLKVADNTGAKEILTIRVLGGSGRRYAGIGDVIVATVKDAIPGGNVKKGDVVKAVIVRTKKERRRADGSYIKFDENAAVILKNDGDPRGTRIFGPVGRELRDKKFMKIVSLAPEVL, encoded by the coding sequence GTGATTCAGCAGGAGTCGCGACTCAAGGTCGCCGACAACACGGGTGCTAAGGAAATCCTTACCATTCGCGTTCTCGGTGGATCTGGCCGTCGCTACGCAGGCATTGGCGACGTAATCGTCGCTACCGTCAAGGACGCAATTCCGGGCGGCAACGTAAAGAAGGGCGACGTCGTCAAGGCTGTCATCGTCCGTACCAAGAAGGAACGCCGCCGTGCGGATGGTTCCTACATCAAGTTTGACGAGAACGCAGCTGTGATCCTGAAGAACGACGGTGACCCCCGCGGTACCCGTATCTTCGGACCGGTTGGTCGTGAACTTCGCGATAAGAAGTTCATGAAGATCGTTTCTCTGGCTCCGGAGGTGCTTTAG
- the rpsQ gene encoding 30S ribosomal protein S17, translating to MSEKDENVTETVSGAAAAAERGDRKTKRGYVVSDKMEKTIVVQVEDRVKHALYGKVLRRNTKIKAHDEENSAGIGDLVLLAETRPLSATKRWRLVEILEKAK from the coding sequence GTGAGTGAAAAGGACGAGAACGTGACGGAAACTGTTTCCGGCGCAGCTGCGGCTGCCGAGCGCGGTGACCGTAAGACGAAGCGCGGCTACGTGGTCTCGGACAAGATGGAAAAGACCATCGTTGTCCAGGTCGAGGACCGTGTGAAGCACGCCCTCTATGGCAAGGTCCTTCGCCGCAACACGAAGATCAAGGCTCACGACGAAGAGAACAGCGCCGGCATCGGCGACCTCGTTCTCCTCGCCGAGACCCGCCCGCTCTCCGCTACCAAGCGGTGGCGTCTGGTGGAGATCCTCGAGAAGGCCAAGTAA
- the rpmC gene encoding 50S ribosomal protein L29 has protein sequence MSVGSKELASAQLDGFDNERLVEELRKAKEELFNLRFQSATGQLENHGRLRAVKKDIARIYTVLRERELGIRAEVAAPVVEAKEEKKSKKAATKKADKAETVETEEDAK, from the coding sequence ATGTCAGTAGGATCCAAGGAACTTGCATCCGCACAGCTGGACGGTTTCGACAACGAGCGACTCGTTGAGGAACTCCGTAAGGCCAAGGAAGAGCTGTTCAACCTGCGTTTCCAGTCCGCCACCGGTCAGCTGGAGAACCACGGTCGTCTGCGCGCGGTAAAGAAGGACATCGCACGCATCTACACCGTTCTCCGTGAGCGCGAACTGGGCATTCGTGCCGAGGTTGCCGCACCGGTTGTGGAAGCCAAGGAAGAAAAGAAGTCCAAGAAGGCTGCAACCAAGAAGGCCGACAAGGCTGAAACGGTTGAGACCGAGGAGGACGCCAAGTGA
- the rplP gene encoding 50S ribosomal protein L16, translated as MLIPRRVKHRKQHHPGRTGAATGGTKVSFGEWGIQALSPAYVTNRQIESARIAMTRHIKRGGKVWINIYPDRPLTKKPAETRMGSGKGSPEWWVSNVKPGRVLFEISGVDEATAREALRLAIHKLPLKARILRREGGE; from the coding sequence ATGCTTATCCCACGTCGAGTCAAGCACCGTAAGCAGCACCACCCGGGTCGTACCGGCGCTGCAACGGGCGGCACGAAGGTCTCCTTCGGTGAATGGGGTATCCAGGCTCTGAGCCCGGCATACGTCACGAACCGTCAGATCGAGTCTGCCCGTATCGCGATGACCCGCCACATCAAGCGTGGCGGAAAGGTCTGGATCAACATCTACCCGGACCGTCCGCTGACGAAGAAGCCTGCCGAAACCCGCATGGGTTCCGGTAAGGGTTCTCCGGAATGGTGGGTCTCAAACGTCAAGCCGGGCCGGGTTCTCTTTGAGATCTCCGGTGTCGATGAAGCAACTGCCCGCGAGGCACTTCGCTTGGCGATCCACAAGCTCCCGTTGAAGGCACGCATTCTGCGTCGCGAAGGTGGTGAATAG
- the rpsC gene encoding 30S ribosomal protein S3: MGQKVNPHGFRLGITTDHVSHWFADSTKAGQRYKDFVREDIRIRQLMSTGMERAGIAKVEIERTRDRVRVDIHTARPGIVIGRRGAEADRIRGELEKLTGKQVQLNILEVKNPEMEAQLVAQGVAEQLTSRVAFRRAMKKAMQSAQRAGAKGIRIACSGRLGGAEMSRSEFYREGRVPLHTLRANIDYGFYEAKTTFGRIGVKVWIYKGDVTAKELAQQAAAAPSRGRGASDRPGRPGGADRGDRRRRPDRPAEAAAPAAAEAPAVEAATAPAVEGGQA; the protein is encoded by the coding sequence GTGGGACAGAAAGTTAACCCGCACGGGTTCCGACTCGGCATCACCACCGATCACGTATCGCACTGGTTTGCTGACAGCACCAAGGCCGGCCAGCGGTACAAGGACTTCGTTCGCGAAGACATCCGCATCCGCCAGCTCATGTCCACGGGCATGGAGCGCGCCGGTATCGCCAAGGTTGAAATCGAGCGCACCCGCGACCGTGTCCGTGTGGATATCCACACGGCACGTCCGGGCATCGTTATCGGCCGCCGCGGCGCAGAGGCAGACCGCATCCGCGGCGAGCTCGAAAAGCTCACCGGCAAGCAGGTCCAGCTGAACATCCTCGAGGTCAAGAACCCCGAGATGGAAGCACAGCTTGTTGCCCAGGGCGTTGCTGAGCAGCTGACTTCCCGCGTGGCTTTCCGCCGTGCGATGAAGAAGGCCATGCAGTCCGCGCAGCGCGCCGGTGCCAAGGGCATCCGGATCGCTTGCTCGGGTCGACTGGGCGGCGCAGAAATGTCCCGCTCGGAGTTCTACCGCGAAGGCCGTGTGCCCCTGCACACCCTCCGCGCGAACATCGACTACGGCTTCTACGAGGCCAAGACCACCTTCGGCCGCATCGGCGTGAAGGTCTGGATCTACAAGGGTGACGTCACCGCCAAGGAACTGGCTCAGCAGGCAGCTGCTGCTCCGTCCCGCGGCCGTGGTGCCAGCGACCGCCCGGGCCGCCCGGGTGGCGCTGACCGTGGTGACCGCCGTCGTCGTCCCGACCGCCCGGCCGAGGCTGCAGCACCCGCTGCTGCCGAAGCTCCGGCAGTTGAGGCAGCTACCGCACCGGCAGTTGAAGGAGGACAGGCTTAA
- the rplV gene encoding 50S ribosomal protein L22, translating to MEAKAIARHIRVTPMKARRVVNLVRGKQANEALAILKFAPQAASEPVFKVVQSAISNARVLADRDGVAFDEGDLIISEMYVDEGPTMKRFQPRAQGRAFQIKKRTSHITVVVATPEKEEAR from the coding sequence ATGGAAGCCAAGGCAATTGCGCGTCACATCCGCGTAACGCCTATGAAGGCCCGGCGCGTCGTCAACCTTGTTCGTGGTAAGCAAGCGAATGAGGCTCTGGCAATTCTGAAGTTTGCCCCGCAGGCAGCTTCAGAGCCGGTATTCAAGGTAGTTCAGTCGGCAATCTCCAACGCCCGGGTCCTCGCGGACCGCGACGGCGTGGCGTTTGACGAAGGTGACCTCATCATCAGCGAAATGTATGTTGATGAAGGCCCGACCATGAAGCGGTTCCAGCCGCGAGCCCAGGGTCGTGCATTTCAGATCAAGAAGCGCACGAGCCACATCACCGTGGTAGTTGCTACCCCGGAGAAAGAGGAGGCTCGCTAA
- the rpsS gene encoding 30S ribosomal protein S19 — translation MPRSLKKGPFVDQHLFVKVARENEKGTKNVIKTWSRRSMIVPDMLGHTIAVHDGRKHIPVFVTESMVGHKLGEFAPTRTFRGHVKDDRKGKRR, via the coding sequence ATGCCACGCAGCCTGAAAAAAGGTCCTTTCGTTGACCAGCACCTCTTTGTAAAGGTAGCCAGGGAAAACGAAAAGGGCACCAAGAACGTCATCAAGACCTGGTCCCGCCGCTCGATGATCGTCCCCGACATGCTCGGCCACACGATCGCCGTACACGACGGACGCAAGCACATCCCCGTGTTTGTCACTGAGTCGATGGTCGGGCACAAGCTCGGCGAATTCGCTCCCACGCGGACATTCCGCGGCCATGTCAAGGACGACCGTAAGGGCAAGCGCCGCTAG
- the rplB gene encoding 50S ribosomal protein L2 produces the protein MGIRKYKPTTPGRRGSSVADFTEITRSTPEKSLVRPLPKKGGRNNTGKITTRHKGGGHKRQYRLIDFRRHDKDGVNARVAEIEYDPNRTARIALLHYIDGTKRYIIAPNKLSQGDTVEAGADADIKPGNNLPLRNIPVGTVIHAVELRPGGGAKMGRSAGASIQLVAKEGRFAQLRLPSGEIRNVDVRCRATVGEVGNAEQSNINWGKAGRMRWKGVRPTVRGVAMNPVDHPHGGGEGKTSGGRHPVNPNGKREGRTRRPNKESDKLIVRRRRTGKNKR, from the coding sequence ATGGGAATCCGTAAATATAAGCCGACTACCCCGGGCCGTCGCGGCTCGAGCGTAGCGGACTTCACTGAAATCACGCGGTCGACGCCGGAAAAGTCGTTGGTACGTCCCCTCCCGAAAAAGGGTGGCCGTAACAACACCGGTAAGATCACGACCCGTCACAAGGGTGGTGGCCACAAGCGCCAGTACCGTCTAATCGACTTCCGTCGCCACGACAAAGACGGCGTCAACGCCCGCGTTGCCGAAATCGAGTACGATCCGAACCGCACGGCTCGCATCGCCCTCCTCCACTACATTGATGGCACCAAGCGGTACATCATTGCCCCGAACAAGCTGTCCCAGGGTGACACCGTAGAGGCAGGTGCCGACGCTGATATCAAGCCCGGCAACAACCTTCCGCTGCGCAACATCCCGGTCGGTACCGTTATCCACGCAGTTGAACTGCGTCCGGGTGGCGGCGCCAAGATGGGCCGCTCCGCCGGCGCATCGATCCAGCTCGTTGCTAAGGAAGGCCGCTTCGCCCAGCTGCGTCTGCCTTCCGGCGAAATCCGCAACGTTGACGTGCGCTGCCGCGCAACCGTCGGCGAGGTCGGCAACGCCGAGCAGTCGAACATCAACTGGGGTAAGGCCGGCCGTATGCGCTGGAAGGGCGTTCGCCCGACCGTCCGTGGTGTCGCCATGAACCCGGTCGATCACCCCCACGGTGGTGGCGAGGGTAAGACGTCCGGTGGACGTCACCCCGTCAACCCGAACGGTAAGCGCGAAGGCCGCACCCGCCGTCCCAACAAAGAGAGCGACAAGCTTATTGTTCGTCGCCGTCGTACTGGCAAGAACAAGCGATAG
- the rplW gene encoding 50S ribosomal protein L23 — MSAATLKDPRDVVLAPVVSEKSYGLIDEGKYTFLVDPRSNKTEIKLAVEKIFSVKVDSINTINRAGKRKRTKFGWGTRKNTKRAIVSLKEGTIDIFGGPLS, encoded by the coding sequence GTGAGTGCAGCCACCCTCAAGGACCCGCGCGACGTCGTGCTTGCACCCGTCGTTTCGGAAAAGAGCTACGGCCTGATCGATGAGGGAAAGTACACCTTCCTGGTGGACCCCCGCTCGAACAAGACCGAGATCAAGCTGGCCGTGGAGAAAATCTTCTCCGTCAAGGTCGACTCGATCAACACCATCAACCGTGCCGGTAAGCGCAAGCGGACCAAATTCGGATGGGGTACCCGCAAGAACACCAAGCGTGCAATTGTGAGCCTCAAAGAAGGCACGATCGACATCTTCGGCGGTCCGCTCTCGTAG
- the rplD gene encoding 50S ribosomal protein L4, whose protein sequence is MTSTVKVDLPAEIFDVQTNVPLLHQVVVAQLAAARQGTHKTKTRAEVSGAGRKPFKQKGTGRARQGSIRAPHMTGGGVVHGPTPRDYSQRTPKKMIAAALRGALSDRARNGRIHVVAELVAGTKPSSSAALATLRGVSERKNLLVVIERANDVAALSVRNLTDVHVLYADQLNTYDVLVSDDVVFTKAAYEAFVADRAVAKNQEDAK, encoded by the coding sequence ATGACTAGCACTGTCAAGGTTGACCTGCCTGCAGAGATCTTCGACGTACAGACCAACGTGCCGCTGCTGCACCAGGTCGTCGTTGCCCAGCTCGCTGCTGCTCGCCAGGGAACCCACAAGACCAAGACCCGCGCCGAAGTTTCCGGTGCAGGTCGCAAGCCGTTCAAGCAGAAGGGCACCGGCCGCGCCCGTCAGGGTTCAATCCGTGCTCCTCACATGACCGGTGGTGGCGTTGTCCACGGCCCCACGCCGCGTGACTACAGCCAGCGCACCCCCAAGAAGATGATTGCTGCTGCACTGCGCGGCGCTCTCTCTGACCGCGCCCGTAACGGCCGCATCCACGTTGTTGCTGAACTGGTAGCCGGCACCAAGCCGTCCTCCAGCGCCGCACTGGCAACTCTGCGGGGTGTCTCCGAGCGGAAGAACCTGCTCGTCGTCATCGAGCGCGCCAACGATGTTGCTGCACTTTCCGTGCGCAACCTCACTGATGTTCACGTTCTGTACGCAGACCAGCTGAACACCTACGACGTTCTCGTCTCCGATGACGTTGTCTTCACCAAGGCTGCCTACGAAGCATTCGTTGCTGACCGGGCAGTGGCAAAGAACCAGGAGGATGCCAAGTGA